Proteins from one Meriones unguiculatus strain TT.TT164.6M chromosome 10, Bangor_MerUng_6.1, whole genome shotgun sequence genomic window:
- the LOC110544758 gene encoding late cornified envelope protein 1C-like, which yields MSCQQSQQQCQPPPKCTPKCPPKCQTPKCPPKCPPKCPPKCLPVSSCCSLGSGGCCGSSSGGCCGSSSGGCCSSGGGGCCLSHHKPRRSLRRHRHSSGCCSSGGSSGCCGSSGGSSGCCGSSGGSSGCCGSSGGSSGCCGSSQQSGGCC from the coding sequence ATGTCCTGCCAGCAGAGCCAGCAGCAATGCCAGCCCCCTCCAAAGTGCACCCCCAAGTGCCCTCCCAAGTGCCAGACCCCAAAGTGCCCTCCTAAGTGCCCTCCTAAGTGCCCTCCCAAGTGCCTGCCTGTGTCTTCCTGCTGTAGCCTGGGTTCTGGGGGCTGCTGTGGATCCAGCTCTGGGGGCTGCTGTGGCTCCAGCTCTGGGGGCTGCTGCAGCTCTGGGGGTGGTGGCTGCTGCCTGAGCCACCACAAGCCCCGCAGATCTCTGCGTCGCCATCGTCACAGCTCTGGATGCTGTAGCAGTGGGGGCAGCAGTGGCTGCTGTGGCAGCAGTGGGGGAAGCAGTGGCTGCTGTGGTAGCAGTGGGGGAAGCAGTGGCTGCTGTGGCAGCAGTGGGGGAAGCAGTGGCTGCTGTGGCAGTAGCCAGCAGTCAGGGGGCTGTTGTTGA